The genomic interval TGCACCGGGTGCGGTGGCCGACATCGCGATGCGTACCACGGTGGCGTCCATCGTCATCCGGCGCACCGGAGTGGAGTCCACTCGGTGGAGCCCACTGAGTGGAGTCCATCGGGTGGAGTCCACCCGATGTCGTGCATCGCCACTGGATGCTGAACACCGTGGGCTCCACTCGGTGGACGATGCCCGGCATCGTCACCACAGCCAGGCACTGGAGTGCCGCACCCGGGACAGGGCGCGGGCATCACGGCGCGCGGCCGCGTTGCCGATCCGGCTCTGCCGGGAGCGGGGCCGACGCGACTGCGCGGCGGCGAGCCGGCGCTTCCCGGCTTCCTGGAGCCGCTTCCGCTGCTTGCGCAGCTCCCTCTTCTTGTCCGCCTTCGACTTCGGCTTCCGGGGCCGCTTCCAGATCGGCTGCCACCCCAGGGGCTCATCGGGCTCGGGCTCCTGGTCCTCTTCGAGCGCGGCGGCCATCTCCGCGCGGGCCGCGTGGGCGCGGGCGAGGGCTTCTTCGGGGTTGGGCTGTTCTTCCGGGGTGCTCACGTGACTCCTCCTGGACTCCGGCCCGGCGTGTGCTGAATGCCGGGCTGCTGGGTGTGCGGCGGCGGGGCCGTCGCCGGGACGGGCTGCGGGCGGGGGCCGTGGGCGGCCTCGCGCGCCCGCCGGCTGTCCTGGAGCGAGGCGGCCACCTGCGCCGCGGCGGCTTCCAAGGTCTGACGCGTCTGTTCCACCGTGACCACGCCGGTCTCCGGCTCCAGGAGGCGGCCGTCCTTCGGACCGGTGCGGAACGGCCGCGGGTGCGACCTCGAGGCGGCGGGCACCGTGACGGCGTACGGCCGGGGGCGGGAGCCCAGGCGCTCCGCACGACGCGCGGCGCGGACCCTGGCGGCCAAGGCGCCGGCGGCGAGACGGGCCCGCTCGTACGGGGTAGCGGTGCGCCTGCGGGTCAACGGGCGCACCACGGCCTGGTCCTCGGTGTCGCTCGGGTACAGGGCGCGCAGGTCGGCGGTCATCTTCAGGCCGCGCCCGACGGGGCGGGTGTAGTCGTCGACGACGGTCTGCACGATCTGTTCGTCCAGGCCGGGCTGGTGGGGTCGGCCGCGTAGGGCGTAGGCGAGGTGGCGGCGGGCTTCGGCGAGTAGGTGGTGGCGTTTGAACGCTCCGCGCATCACGTACACCACGGCGACGACGTCGACGGCCGCCAGCGCTATGTCGACCACCGGCCGCACCCGCGCCCACACCACCGCGGCCGCCGCCCGCGCGCGCTCCGCCAGTCGGTCGACGGCGTCCGCGCCATACGCCCGGATCGCTGAGTCGCGCCATTGCTTGCGCAGCTCGGTCAGCGACAGCAGCTCCGTGCGCTTGGGCGGACGCGTCTGGTCGGCGGCCTGGCAGGCCAGCGCGTAGGCGGCCCGCTCCCCCGGCGCGTGCCCCTGCTTCTCTTCGTACTTGGCCGTGAGGATGGGCAGCGCGTCCTCGATCTGCTGGCGGCGGGTCGACTGCCAGCCGATGAGCCGCTGATCGATCCCGGCGATCTCCATGACAGGCCGGCGGCCGGGCGTCACCTCGCGCGGCTCCCACGCCCACCCGAGCCGCGCCGACACCTCCTCCATGAAGTACAGGAGGTAGAGGGTGTCCGCGGCGACTATGTGCGTCATCAGCGAGTCCGCCGAAAGGTTGCCCCACGTGCCCTTGTCGTCCGGCCGCCGGGCGCGGATCGACACCACCGCGTGATCGTGGAGGAGTGGCTTCGACTCGGCAGCTCTGGACTCGTAGTGCCGGAACACCGCGACGATCAGCCCGTCCCTGACCGGCTTGCGGATCTTGCCGCCGCTCTTCCAGCGGATCTCCGCGACCGAGTCCTCAATCCACGCCAGCGTCTTGTCTCGGGCGATGTCCTGGCACAGCTCCAGCACCAGCCGGGTGTCGTCATCTCCGAGCGCCCACGCGATGTGTGCCGTCGACGGAGGCCGGAACACCAGGTCCATGGCCAGCCAGGGGGTGCGCTCCTTGGCCTTGTCGGTCTTGGGCGACTGGTTGTGCTCGATGGGCCTGCCCAGCACGGTCGCCCGCCGCGCCTGCGCCGGGCTCTTGCCCTCCGCCAGGAGCTCACGCTCGATCCGGTCGGCGTCCGGGTGCCGGCCCTCCCCCAGGAGCAGTTCGGCCTGCCGCTCGGTCACCACGTCCCCGGCCGTGAGGCCGACCGCGGCCAGGCCCCGGCCCTTCCACACGCCAGGCGGGACACCGGCTCCGTCCTGGGCGGCGCGCAGCGGCGTGCCTGCGGGGCGGTGGCCGTCGCCGACCATCACGCCGCGGAAGAGATAGCGCCACCCGTTCCCCGGGCGAACCTCCGACATGCTGATCATCGCCCCATGGAACCCCGGCGTTGACCTGCGAATAAGCGCGATCCGGGGCCCTTCCCGCCGGGCGGGAGGCCATCACCAAGTCTTTACCGTGGCGCCCGCCAGGCGGGCTGCCGCGATAGCCCGAGACGGTAAGCCGTCGACGTGTGCACGCTCCCGCCCATGCATACGACCAGAACCGGAATTGCCTGCCCTCTTTGCCTCATGCTCACTACGGAGTTGGTGTACCAGGTCCTCAGCGCCCAGTCGCCCTACCCCAGCGAGCGTCAAGGACTGCGGATGCCTCGCCGGTTGCCACCGGGTCCATCCCGAGCGGTGGAAGGAGGCGATGCCGCTGCTGCCCGGCGACGACGTCTGACAACGTCGTGCGAATGCTGCGCCCGCTCCTACATCCGCCACAGCCTGACCTGCCGGGACGTCCAGTGGTCGTACTACGGATCGAGTTCAGGTCTTCTGCCGTCATGCTCTCTGGATGGTGTTGGCGGCGTCCGACCGGGGTGGGGTGCGCTCCCTGTCGCATGGGCCGCGGCGGGTGGGGGCCGTGCGGCTGCGGAGCGGGTCTGCTGTGGTGAGCAGCGCGTTGATGCGGTGGGCGAATCCGGGACCGGGCAGGGGCAGTTCGGTGTCGGGCTCGCTGAGGTAGCCGGCGGTGACCGCGCCGGGGATGTAGGCCATGAGGTTGGTGACCGCGGTGGACTGAGAGCGGACGCTCTGCTTGGACAGGTGGCGCAGGATTCTCAGGATGGTCGTGGTGGAGGTGCTGTTGATGCCGTGGTTGGCCGGGTGCCAGTCCCGGGTGCAGTGGGCGTCGGGTTCTTTGTCGGGGGTGGTGCTCTCGGGTGAGGCCTGGACGTCGTCTGTCTGGCGGTGCCACCAGTCGGCGGTGTCTTCCTCGCCCAGGGACAGGTGATGCAGGTAGAGGCAGTAGGCGGCGGCGGCCTGCCCGGCGCCGGCGGCGTACTGCCACCAGAAGCGTGCGCCTTCGTCGGTGTCGGTGAGCTGCAGGACGCAGGCGAGAACGAGGGCGCTGCGGGGTTCGGGGACCTGGTCGGTGACGAAGTCGGCGATCTGCGTGGGTGGGGTGTGGGTGACGAGGGTTTCGCACAGGGTGCGCAGGTCCTCGGCCGCGCCGTTGGGTGTGCTGGTCTGTGCGGGGTCGCCGGGTGGGGGCGTGCTGGTGGCGGGCGGGGGGATGATGTCGCGGGGCATGGTGCGCTCACGGACTAGGAGAGCTCTTGAGAGGAGTTCTTCGATGCGGGTCACGGGGTGTTCCCTTCGGACGGCGGCGGGCAGATGACGCTTTCCAGGAAGCGGGTGGCGTGGCGCTCGTTGGAGCGGACGGCGGCCAGCGAGGCACCGAGGAGGGCGGAGACGTGCTCCGGGGAGAAGCCGCAGAGGCGGCGCAGCACCATGACGTCGAGCTGGTGGGCGGGCAGGCGGCTCATGGCCGTGAACAGTTCCAGGCTCTCGGTGAGCTGGTTCATGCAGTCGGCCGGGTTGGTGAGGGACTGCAGGGCGACCGTGTCGAAGGCGGCCCGGCTCAGCTCGGGCCGGCCGTCCAGGTGGGGGGTTCGGGTCATGACGGTGGCGCGCAGGACGTTCCAGGCGAAGCGGCGGGTGTCGTGGCTGGCGAGGGCGTCGTTCCAGGACAGCCAGAGGATGTCGAAGGTGTCGGACACGGCGGTGTCGCGCTGGTCGTCGCCGAGGAAGACCTGGGCGTAGAGGAGGTAGTCGCCCTCCACCATTTCGCGGAAGGCTTGGTGGTCCAAGGGGGCAGGGGTGTCGTCGGTGGTCGTCAGGGTGGTGCCCTGGGTGCAGCGTTCGACCCACTCGCTGCTCTTGTGGGCTTCGAAGGCGGCCTGGCGCCACAGCCGGTACAGGGGCCAGCTGGGCATGTCCAGTTCGATGGCCAGCAGCAGGACGATTTCCCAGCGTGGGTAGAGGCCGACGCCGCGCAGCAGTTCGGAGATCTTGGACTTGGCGAAGGTGACCCGGGTGCTGAGCTCGCTGAGGGTCAGTCCGCTGGCGAGGTAGGCGCCTCGCACTGGCTCCAGCCAGGAGCGGTGCGCGCTGCCGACGGTGGCCGCGATCGGTCCGAGCTTGCGGCCGCGACGTGCGGCGACGGATCTGTCTGGGGGCGACGGTGGCTCCGGAGGTGTCGTCACGGGGCGTCGTCCTCCTTGTCCGCGATCGCATCCAGGCCGGTACGGTCGCCGGGTGCGGGGTGAGGGCGGACAATGTGGACGATCTGCTGCACGGTCAGGGCAAGGGCCGGCGCGAGCGCGGCCACAGCGGCCGTCTGGCCGGTGGCCACCATCACCCCGCTCCAGGCGAACACCGTCGCCGTGACCGAGATGACCACTATCGGTCGGGTCTTCATGACTACCGCCTATCTCTGGGGAGGTCGGCCTTCTTAAAGACCGGCGGCCCATCCGGAAGGACCACCGGATCCCCGGAGCAGGCGGGTGCCAGGCCGCTCTGCCGGGGAGGGCAACCAGCATGGCCAGAGCGGTAGTTACTACGCCACGTGATCAAGGAATCACGGAACAATGACGATCGCCGAGCGGCGTGCGAGGGGCGAACGGCCCGGGAAGCAAGTCGGCGCGCTGAAGGGTGGAAGTTCCCGATTCTCCTTGCAATTGCACGCCGAAAACGGGTCAATGGAACAAGACGCCGTTGGGTGTCGGCCTTCCATCCGGAAGGGCCCGCCCCTGTGCCGAAAATTGGGGGACGCGGGCATCACCGCTCTCGCCTGGCCGGAGTTGGAGGCCAGGCGAGAGCGGACCGTCCCTGCGGGACACGAAGACCGTAAACCACGGCACTGACATCCCGAACAGCCTCGCCCTCGTACCAGCCATCCCCGTGTTCGTCAGGCTGAGGCCGCGCGAAACCATGTGCCGGTCGTGAAGAAGCCGATGTCAGAGGTGGTCTGTACCCTCGCGCGGTGATCATTGACAGAGCTGCGGGAGTTACGCCTACCCGCTTCGTTGACCGAGGTCTTCGTCAGGAAATCGGCGGGCTCATAGGGAAGGCCACCCGTGATGACATGCTGCGCGCCTTCTTGTGGGTGAGCGAGTGCCAGATCGCCCAGGAGATCTGTAAGGGGTGGGAGGAGCACCTCTGCGGCCTCGACCGTGAGTTGCGGGACGCTGACCAACGGCAGGCCGCCACTGGCCGCCCCCATGCGTGGATGGCAGATTCCCGTGACGAGATCACCAAGGACTGCCATCGGGCAAGTTCATCGCTGGCGACTGAGCTCAAAGCCGAGAGTGCTGAAGCCCGGCAGGACCATCGTGAATGCACCCGGATGCTCTACCGGCTGACCGCCCAGCTTGGGCAGGCGTCGCCGAAACGCGTGCCACTCACTGATTCGTCTGGCACGCCCCTGCTGGACTCGCTTGCCCCCCTTCGACAGCAACTGGTAGCGGCCACGGAGCGGATGAGGGCGCTGCTGGCTCGAGACCGTGAAGAGCTGCACGACCTCGCTGTCCAGGAAAGCCATCGGCGGCAGAGCGCCAGCAGTAGCTCGTCTGTGTCTTTGAATGCCATCGACTCCATGTCGACCTCAAGGTTCATCAACCTCGTTGAGAAGCTGCTGCAGCGTGACGGGTTCCAGACTGCGCGCCTCGATTCTGCTGGCGCGGAGCTGCTCGTATCAGCTACCTGTCCAAGGGGGCACTCCTTCCTCGTCAGCCCTCACCGTGTGCGAGGTCCGCATGGGTGGAAGCCGGAGCCGGCAGAGGACGTCAGTACACCGAGTCTGCACGCTGCGCGCCTTGTAGCCGAACACTGTGAGCCTGACGTCTTCGTCGTCGTCACCAACGGCGGCGTCTCCGCGCCGGCCCGCCGTTACGCCAAGGAACACGACATGTGCCTGCTGAGTCGCCGCGACCTGCGGCGGTGGGCTGAATGGGAGGAACCGATGGAGTGCGTCGAAGAGCACGAGCAGGGCGCTGCGTGATGCACATCAACTGGACGACTGGAGTCACCCTGCCCGTGTATCGCGACGCGGAGATGAATGCTGCTCTGCAGCGCAGAATTCGGGCCGCGACGGATGACGACCTGCTGTCGTCGCTTCTGCACTTCGCGGAAGGACACGTGGCGCTGACGGCATACCAAGACTTCGACCGGCTGTTGACTGTCCTGCGCCGTGAAGAGGGCCACGCCGCAGGACTGGTCGGCGACGATGATTCGCCGCTGTGCTTTGAGTACAGGCAAGCCAACTACAGGTTGCATCGGGACCTGCGTGCTGAGGTCGCGGAGACCGAGAGGTTGAGGGGCGAAATCGGCAGTGTCTGGCATGCACTCCGTGAAGCAACGGCAGCTGATCTCAAGCACCGGTACCGGCCGGAGGCTGATCCCACAGAGTCCGGACTGGATGCGATCGGCCCCCTGAAGCGCGCCCTGGACCCGATGTGGGAGCGTCTGATCGCGATCACGTCGCAGCACTGTGAAGAGATGCACGGTCTGGCCCTCAAGGACGCTGAGTTCCAGGCGTTTGCTGCCACTGCGGACAGCATCGGTCTTGAGCAGTTCGACTGCATGGCTCCCCTCGAGTTCGAGCACGCAATCGCTTCCCTTGCCCAACGAGACGGCTACGCCGTGGCCCAACGCAACGGTGGTGCCCGCGACCTTGGAGCCGATGTAATAGCCACCACACCAGACGGGCGCAAGATCGTCTTCCAGTGCAAGCACCGCCGCCCCGGTGGCCGCCCCCTTGGCTCCCCCGTCATCCAAACCCTCAACGGAACAGCCAGGCCCGTGCATGAAGCCGACATCGTCATCGCGGTGACCAACTCCTCGTTCACCAGTCCCGCTCATGAGCTGGCAGCCAAGCAGGACATCCACCTGCTGTTCGGGCCCAGGCTGCGTATGTGGGCGACATGGGGGGTTCCCCTGCTGACGGTGCTGGGAATCGAGAACGCCGCCCTCCAGGTAGCGGCCTGATGTCTCACCCACTGCGTGTGAGGTCGTCTCCTTGTTAGCCCCAGGGTCGTTACCAAGTCGCAGCGACCTCGGACGGGGAGCGGTTTTGGCGGTGTGAGACTCCCGCTGCCCGTCCGGGAGGGTGAAACCAGGAACCAGTCGCTCCCCTGTCACATGCCGACCTAGTAATGTTCGGCCGCATGAGCATCCCGAGCCCCCGGGGAGAGCGAGAGAAGCTAATTACAGCCCTCACTCCCCAGCTGCGCAGGCACTTGAAGATCCGCGCCTTTGAGCACGGAATGGACATCCAGGACGCGACCGAGCACGCCATCAAGGCCTGGTACGAAGCCGGCGACGTCTCCGAAGTCGACACCGAGGGAGCCAAGACGTGGGGGACGTTCCTCCCTGTCGGCGGCCCTGACGAGTTCAAGGCCGTCTGCTCGGAGCGCGGCATCACCTACGTGCAGGGGCTCGCGCAGGCGTTGACTCTGTGGCTCGACAACCATCCCTCCCCCACGACCCCATTGGTGTCGCAGCCGGTCGTGCGGGTCATAGTGGCCAACCAGAAGGGCGGCGTCGGCAAGACATTCATCTCCTCCGGCATTGCTCAGGCTCTCGCGGAGGCCGGCCATCGCGTCCTGATCATTGACTACGACCCTCAAGGGCATCTCACTGCCGAGCTCGGCTTCGAAGACCTCATGTATGAGGACGATGTCGAGACGCTGATGATGCACATGGACGGCACCGCGAAGGGCGATATCCACGATCTGCTGGTCGCCTTGGACCAGAAGCGCTTCGGTGAGCGGCTGCATCTGCTTCCTGCGTCCGACGACGCGTTCCTGCGGGACGTCGCCCTGTCCAAGGTGAGCTTCAGCGAGGCCGCCCTGGAACGCGCTCTGGAACCACTGGAAGAGGACTACGACGTCATCATCATCGACGGCCCGCCCAGCCTTGGTCTGAACATGGACACAGCCCTGTACTACGTACGCCGCCGCGAAGGTGAACTCGCGGACCGATCAGGCGTCATCACTCCGGTCTGGGCCAACAAGGCGTCCCACCGTGCCTTCCGCCTGCTGAAGTCCCAGAAGGACGACTTGTGTAAGAAGGGTCGGATCCAGGTCGACTACCTGGGACTGATCATCAACGCGTACGACAGTCGGCGCGGCAAGCTCGTGAAGGAGAACAAGGATGAGTGGGAGAAGAGCAGTTCCCCGCCCGTTCTGGCGGTGATCGGTGACCTGAAGGAAGGCCGCGAGGCCGCTGACGGCGAGATCCCGCTGCTTGAGTACGCACCGGACAGCGAACATGCGCAGGCTATGCGCGACCTGGCGAAGGAACTGGCGGTATGAGGAACACCAACAAGAAGGACGGCCAGCAGCGGGTCACGCGCGGCTTCAGCATTGATGAGAACGGGCCGGGTGGAGAACAGGAAGGACCGCGTCGCGTCCGGACTCGCTCACAGATCATGAACGGGGAAGGCAAAAGGCCCCCGGCCTCGGTGAAGCTGGCACTGCTGGCGCACAACCCGTTCAACCCGCGTGAAGAACTCACCAACCTCGAAGAGACCGCGGACTCGTTGCGGGCCAAGGGGCAGATCCAGCCGGTCACTGTGGCGCGGCGAGCTGCCTTCCTGACAGCGCATCCCGGGCAGGAAGAGGCGCTCGCTGAAGCCGAGTACGTCGTCATCGACGGCAACCGGCGTCTGGCTGCTGCTCATCTGGCCGGCCTTAAAGAGCTGCGGATCGACGTCAACGACGACCTCGCGGCAAGTGCGGCGGACCTCCTGGAGTCCGCGTTGATCGCCAACATTCACCGCGAGGATGTGGCTCCCCTGGACCAGGCCAGGGCGATTCAGGAACTTGTGAAGGTGCATGGCTCGCAGGGCGAGGTGGCCAGGCGACTGGGGAAGACCCCTCCCTGGGTGTCCCAGCGTCTGGCCCTCCTGGAACTCACGCCCGAGCTGCAGGAACAGGTGGAGACGGGGGAGTTGAAGGTGGAGCCGGCTCGCCGGATCGGTCGGCTCCCCAAGGCTCAGCAGGCGGGCGAGGCGAAGAAGGTCATCGAGGCCGCCAAGGCTCCTCGCCAGCGGCGCAAGCCTGCGATGGAGCAGGCGAGTGAGGCCTCGTCCGTTAACGCCGTTAATACCCCCGAGGACGGTGCGTCGGGAGGCTCCCCCACGGCGTCGACCGTTAACGCCGTTAATACCCAGAAGGCTCAGGGCCCGGAGAAGGCAACGCAGTCAGAGGCCGAACAGCCGAGGAAACTGCCGTACGGTGATGCCTTCTCGGTGGTCACCCACCTGCACTTGAAGATGGAGCCGGCAGTGTTCGCTGACGGCGCTCGGGTGTGGCTGAGGATCCTGCGCGAGCAGCACCCGGACGCGTACAGCGCGCTGCTCCAGGAGCTGACCCAGCAAGAGCAACAGCCTGCCTGAGTTCCCACAGCCCTGAAACGCAAGAAGGCCCGTACTCCCCGCATCGGCGGGGAGTACGGGCCTTTCGCTTCCTCGGTGCTGTGCGTCAGGCCCCCAGGTCACGGAGTCCGCGTTGTGGTCGATCCTGATATCCCGCCGACTCAGCAGCTGAAGCCGGTGGCGGATCCCAACGACGGTGGAATGTCCGCCAGAAAGTCCGCCCGTTCAACTGTTTGCGAGAAGTGACAGCGGCACAGTGTGATCACGGCAGTGTCCCAACAGAGGGGATCGGATGACACGCGACTCGAATCTCAAGGACGACCTTGAGTCCTCCATCGGCCACTATGTGACGGCCGTTGCGGGGAAGCTCTTAGACGATGGGCTTCCCGTGACGTCCATTCACGCGTACGGCCAGTACGACGACATCACCCAACCGGATACCGATGACGTCGAGGGCGGGATCGTCTTCGGCTCCGCCTTCCAGCAACGCGTCTTCCCGGATGGGGAAGCGGGGCTCCACTGGTCAGCCACATCCGGCTGGTGCCTGTTCCTCATCCCGGACAGCGGAGGTGGCCTGTACAACGGAGCGCGTTGGCTAGGCGCGGGCCTGCTCCCCGCTCCTGAGCGGGTGGCCGCGTTCGTGTCCTCCGCCCAACTGGACGCCCACAGAACCGGCAGCGCGGAGCGGCCGTTCTACCGGACTGCCAGGGAGGGCCTCCACGAACTGCTCAAGCGGCTGGAGGCATTCACTCCCGAAGGCGAGTTCCACGGGCACAGCTACGAGTACCGCTTCAACTCACTGCAGGGCCAGGCGTACCGTCGGCGTGTGATCGATGCCTTGCTGTCCGGGGACGACGCGATCGTCGACCT from Streptomyces sp. ALI-76-A carries:
- a CDS encoding sigma factor-like helix-turn-helix DNA-binding protein, producing MTTPPEPPSPPDRSVAARRGRKLGPIAATVGSAHRSWLEPVRGAYLASGLTLSELSTRVTFAKSKISELLRGVGLYPRWEIVLLLAIELDMPSWPLYRLWRQAAFEAHKSSEWVERCTQGTTLTTTDDTPAPLDHQAFREMVEGDYLLYAQVFLGDDQRDTAVSDTFDILWLSWNDALASHDTRRFAWNVLRATVMTRTPHLDGRPELSRAAFDTVALQSLTNPADCMNQLTESLELFTAMSRLPAHQLDVMVLRRLCGFSPEHVSALLGASLAAVRSNERHATRFLESVICPPPSEGNTP
- a CDS encoding DUF6292 family protein, which gives rise to MTRDSNLKDDLESSIGHYVTAVAGKLLDDGLPVTSIHAYGQYDDITQPDTDDVEGGIVFGSAFQQRVFPDGEAGLHWSATSGWCLFLIPDSGGGLYNGARWLGAGLLPAPERVAAFVSSAQLDAHRTGSAERPFYRTAREGLHELLKRLEAFTPEGEFHGHSYEYRFNSLQGQAYRRRVIDALLSGDDAIVDLPIRRSELQAVLHLLDYAEATSNTRGPEDFVAPVKADLTHRLGQGYGSAQDHRKVIEYAHEAQRQIEEHRRRRELEEE
- a CDS encoding restriction endonuclease, which gives rise to MIIDRAAGVTPTRFVDRGLRQEIGGLIGKATRDDMLRAFLWVSECQIAQEICKGWEEHLCGLDRELRDADQRQAATGRPHAWMADSRDEITKDCHRASSSLATELKAESAEARQDHRECTRMLYRLTAQLGQASPKRVPLTDSSGTPLLDSLAPLRQQLVAATERMRALLARDREELHDLAVQESHRRQSASSSSSVSLNAIDSMSTSRFINLVEKLLQRDGFQTARLDSAGAELLVSATCPRGHSFLVSPHRVRGPHGWKPEPAEDVSTPSLHAARLVAEHCEPDVFVVVTNGGVSAPARRYAKEHDMCLLSRRDLRRWAEWEEPMECVEEHEQGAA
- a CDS encoding restriction endonuclease, with product MHINWTTGVTLPVYRDAEMNAALQRRIRAATDDDLLSSLLHFAEGHVALTAYQDFDRLLTVLRREEGHAAGLVGDDDSPLCFEYRQANYRLHRDLRAEVAETERLRGEIGSVWHALREATAADLKHRYRPEADPTESGLDAIGPLKRALDPMWERLIAITSQHCEEMHGLALKDAEFQAFAATADSIGLEQFDCMAPLEFEHAIASLAQRDGYAVAQRNGGARDLGADVIATTPDGRKIVFQCKHRRPGGRPLGSPVIQTLNGTARPVHEADIVIAVTNSSFTSPAHELAAKQDIHLLFGPRLRMWATWGVPLLTVLGIENAALQVAA
- the mobF gene encoding MobF family relaxase; translated protein: MISMSEVRPGNGWRYLFRGVMVGDGHRPAGTPLRAAQDGAGVPPGVWKGRGLAAVGLTAGDVVTERQAELLLGEGRHPDADRIERELLAEGKSPAQARRATVLGRPIEHNQSPKTDKAKERTPWLAMDLVFRPPSTAHIAWALGDDDTRLVLELCQDIARDKTLAWIEDSVAEIRWKSGGKIRKPVRDGLIVAVFRHYESRAAESKPLLHDHAVVSIRARRPDDKGTWGNLSADSLMTHIVAADTLYLLYFMEEVSARLGWAWEPREVTPGRRPVMEIAGIDQRLIGWQSTRRQQIEDALPILTAKYEEKQGHAPGERAAYALACQAADQTRPPKRTELLSLTELRKQWRDSAIRAYGADAVDRLAERARAAAAVVWARVRPVVDIALAAVDVVAVVYVMRGAFKRHHLLAEARRHLAYALRGRPHQPGLDEQIVQTVVDDYTRPVGRGLKMTADLRALYPSDTEDQAVVRPLTRRRTATPYERARLAAGALAARVRAARRAERLGSRPRPYAVTVPAASRSHPRPFRTGPKDGRLLEPETGVVTVEQTRQTLEAAAAQVAASLQDSRRAREAAHGPRPQPVPATAPPPHTQQPGIQHTPGRSPGGVT
- a CDS encoding ParB/RepB/Spo0J family partition protein; this encodes MRNTNKKDGQQRVTRGFSIDENGPGGEQEGPRRVRTRSQIMNGEGKRPPASVKLALLAHNPFNPREELTNLEETADSLRAKGQIQPVTVARRAAFLTAHPGQEEALAEAEYVVIDGNRRLAAAHLAGLKELRIDVNDDLAASAADLLESALIANIHREDVAPLDQARAIQELVKVHGSQGEVARRLGKTPPWVSQRLALLELTPELQEQVETGELKVEPARRIGRLPKAQQAGEAKKVIEAAKAPRQRRKPAMEQASEASSVNAVNTPEDGASGGSPTASTVNAVNTQKAQGPEKATQSEAEQPRKLPYGDAFSVVTHLHLKMEPAVFADGARVWLRILREQHPDAYSALLQELTQQEQQPA
- a CDS encoding ParA family protein, with amino-acid sequence MSIPSPRGEREKLITALTPQLRRHLKIRAFEHGMDIQDATEHAIKAWYEAGDVSEVDTEGAKTWGTFLPVGGPDEFKAVCSERGITYVQGLAQALTLWLDNHPSPTTPLVSQPVVRVIVANQKGGVGKTFISSGIAQALAEAGHRVLIIDYDPQGHLTAELGFEDLMYEDDVETLMMHMDGTAKGDIHDLLVALDQKRFGERLHLLPASDDAFLRDVALSKVSFSEAALERALEPLEEDYDVIIIDGPPSLGLNMDTALYYVRRREGELADRSGVITPVWANKASHRAFRLLKSQKDDLCKKGRIQVDYLGLIINAYDSRRGKLVKENKDEWEKSSSPPVLAVIGDLKEGREAADGEIPLLEYAPDSEHAQAMRDLAKELAV